From a single Vitis vinifera cultivar Pinot Noir 40024 chromosome 18, ASM3070453v1 genomic region:
- the LOC109121623 gene encoding uncharacterized mitochondrial protein AtMg00810-like has protein sequence MDMKNAFHHGDLQEEIYMKLPSGMTNSSPHDVCKLKRSLYGLKQAPRAWFEKFRSTILSFNFTQSQYDHSLFFHMSASGIVLLLVYVDDIIITGIDYSLITKLQQLLHTTFHIKDLGQLTYFLGLEVHHWASGIFVNQHKYIQDLITLAGLEDTSSVDTPIEVNVKYRKDEGDLLDDPTLYRRLVGSLIYLTTTRPDISYVVHQVSQFMTSPRHLHLAVVRCIIRYLRGSPTHGLFFPTGSFLQLVAYSDADWGGCTDTHRSTTGWCMFLGDDLISWRCKKQDRVSKSSTEAEYRAMSTACFEIIWLCGLLEELGFPHTTSTPLHADNTSAIQIATNLVFHERTKHIEVDCHSIRDTLKSRVISLPHISSDLQVADIFTKALTRQRHQFLIGKLLLVDLPTSI, from the coding sequence ATGGATATGAAGAATGCTTTTCATCATGGTGATCTCCAAGAAGAGATTTACATGAAGCTTCCCTCTGGTATGACTAATTCTTCTCCTCATGATGTTTGTAAGCTAAAACGTTCTTTGTATGGGCTCAAGCAGGCGCCCCGGGCTTGGTTTGAGAAGTTTCGCAGTACAATTCTTTCTTTCAACTTTACCCAAAGTCAATATGATCATTCCCTCTTCTTCCACATGTCTGCGTCAGGTATAGTCCTTCTCttggtttatgtggatgatattatcATTACTGGCATTGACTATAGTTTGATTACTAAGCTTCAGCAGTTGTTACATACAACTTTCCATATAAAAGATCTTGGACAACTCACATACTTCTTAGGATTGGAAGTTCATCATTGGGCTAGTGGTATTTTCGTGAACCAGCATAAGTATATTCAAGATCTTATCACTTTGGCTGGTTTGGAGGACACTTCTTCTGTTGATACTCCTATAGAGGTAAATGTCAAATACAGGAAAGATGAAGGGGACCTTCTGGATGATCCTACTCTCTATCGGCGCCTGGTTGGGAGTCTTATTTACTTGACCACTACTCGACCTGATATTTCCTATGTTGTTCATCAAGTTAGTCAGTTTATGACTTCTCCTCGGCATCTCCATCTTGCTGTAGTTCGATGCATCATCCGCTATCTTCGAGGTTCACCTACTCATGGGTTGTTCTTTCCTACCGGCTcctttcttcaacttgttgccTATAGTGATGCTGATTGGGGTGGGTGTACAGATACACATCGATCTACTACGGGTTGGTGTATGTTTTTAGGTGATGACTTAATTTCTTGGAGATGTAAGAAACAAGATCGTGTTTCTAAATCCTCTACTGAGGCCGAGTATCGTGCCATGTCTACTGCTTGTTTTGAAATTATATGGTTATGCGGTCTTCTTGAGGAGCTTGGGTTTCCTCATACTACTTCTACACCTCTTCATGCTGATAACACTAGTGCTATTCAAATTGCCACCAATCTTGTTTTTCATGAACGTACCAAGCACATTGAGGTTGATTGTCATTCGATTCGAGACACCTTGAAAAGTCGGGTGATatctcttcctcacatctcttcTGATCTCCAAGTggctgatatcttcaccaaagCTTTGACTCGACAACGACATCAATTTCTTATTGGCAAATTGTTGCTGGTTGACTTACCAacatcaatttga